Proteins from a genomic interval of Chryseobacterium indologenes:
- a CDS encoding MFS transporter: MTAKLSRISLPLKLTFLIFSMVLNCMGLIILQLSEAKITYTELGLLESFKDLPIAFISLFAVSFINKTGTKKALILALTIVGFCCCLLPFIAHFWFYKVWFAIIGACFAIGKICVFGIIRNNISDEKALAKTMSSVEASFMIGIFVVNTGFGWLISSRYSECWKFGFLMIAVVSAVTIFLLSKSEISESQPLENKTIFSELSGFMTPGVVLFLAVIFCIVFVEQGFNSWLPSFYKNHLKVNSFFALQATSFLAIFSYAGRTFTANIIRRFPLQGYYISCMVFIIFVLGVILGIQYFGAEDSGLILFLFPVVGLFLSPLYPVINSKMIAQVGKDKVNLFTSLIVIFSSLGSSVSSIIMSVLFGKQLLNFYPLYILTSVILLFVISLIYFSITKRKFRK; this comes from the coding sequence ATGACCGCCAAGCTTTCCCGTATTTCACTTCCCCTTAAACTCACTTTTCTGATTTTTTCAATGGTTTTAAATTGTATGGGACTTATTATTCTGCAGCTTTCAGAAGCTAAAATAACCTATACCGAACTGGGATTGCTGGAATCATTTAAAGATTTGCCCATTGCCTTTATCTCTCTTTTTGCAGTAAGTTTCATCAATAAGACCGGAACTAAGAAAGCATTGATTCTGGCCTTGACGATCGTTGGATTTTGTTGCTGTCTACTGCCTTTTATTGCTCATTTTTGGTTTTATAAGGTTTGGTTTGCCATTATAGGAGCCTGTTTTGCCATTGGTAAAATTTGTGTCTTCGGGATTATCAGGAATAATATTTCGGATGAAAAAGCGCTGGCCAAAACGATGAGCAGTGTGGAGGCTTCATTTATGATCGGAATTTTTGTGGTGAACACAGGATTTGGCTGGCTGATTTCCAGTCGGTATTCTGAATGCTGGAAATTTGGTTTTTTGATGATTGCTGTTGTGTCTGCGGTTACCATATTTCTTTTGTCAAAATCTGAAATTTCTGAGTCGCAACCTCTGGAAAATAAAACTATATTTTCTGAATTATCAGGCTTTATGACTCCCGGAGTTGTACTGTTTCTGGCTGTCATCTTTTGTATTGTTTTTGTGGAACAGGGATTTAATTCCTGGCTGCCGTCTTTTTATAAAAACCATTTGAAAGTCAATTCATTCTTTGCTCTTCAGGCCACATCGTTTCTTGCTATATTTTCTTATGCAGGAAGAACCTTCACTGCTAATATTATCCGTAGATTTCCTTTACAAGGTTATTATATTTCGTGTATGGTTTTCATCATCTTTGTATTGGGTGTTATTTTGGGGATACAGTATTTCGGGGCTGAAGATTCAGGATTAATCCTTTTTTTGTTTCCGGTAGTTGGCCTGTTTTTATCTCCGCTCTACCCTGTCATCAATTCAAAAATGATTGCACAGGTTGGTAAGGATAAGGTTAACCTTTTTACTTCGCTTATCGTGATTTTTTCATCATTAGGCAGCTCAGTAAGTTCTATTATCATGTCTGTATTATTTGGGAAGCAACTTTTGAATTTTTATCCGTTATATATTTTAACATCTGTAATTCTTCTTTTTGTGATTAGTTTGATATATTTTAGCATCACAAAAAGAAAATTTAGAAAATAG